In Odontesthes bonariensis isolate fOdoBon6 chromosome 22, fOdoBon6.hap1, whole genome shotgun sequence, one genomic interval encodes:
- the esm1 gene encoding endothelial cell-specific molecule 1, with product MSFLLLTVLSSLMVRDAEAWSVSGKYAVNCPDRCNAERCGGTQRCTRTVLDDCGCCQVCAAGKGEHCYRTVSGMHGVKCGPGLFCEFYKDEDDYGDEYGICKDCPYGTYGVECRNACNCKGGICDRENGACLNLTFFAKIASKLRTEPQTGGEVGSGEMHSAQSADQRTGRTSAPKRLNPR from the exons ATGTCTTTTCTCCTGCTCACAGTGCTGTCTTCACTCATGGTGCGGGATGCTGAGGCGTGGAGCGTCAGTGGGAAGTATGCGGTGAACTGCCCCGACAGATGCAACGCGGAGAGGTGCGGCGGGACTCAGCGGTGCACACGGACTGTCCTGGATGACTGCGGCTGTTGCCAGGTCTGTGCAGCGGGCAAAGGAGAGCACTGTTACCGCACAGTGTCGGGGATGCACGGGGTGAAGTGCGGGCCGGGATTATTCTGCGAGTTCTACAAGGATGAAGACGACTATGGAGACGAATATGGGATCTGCAAAG acTGCCCATATGGAACCTATGGGGTCGAGTGCCGTAATGCATGCAACTGCAAAGGGGGCATATGTGACAGGGAGAATGGAGCTTGTCTCAACCTCACATTCTTTGCCAAAATCGCCAGCAAGCTCAGGACTGAGCCACAAAcag gaGGTGAGGTGGGATCAGGAGAAATGCACTCTGCGCAGAGCGCAGACCAGCGCACAGGCAGAACCTCCGCTCCAAAGCGCCTCAACCCTCGCTGA